The following are from one region of the Mesotoga infera genome:
- a CDS encoding cell division protein FtsA, which translates to MARGKDYTVSLDVGTNTLKGVVVSREQTGQMTLEAYGSVKTVGLDKGEVKDAVALKQSIQKLIEDLTGQMGKKDVEADFRISFTDGDYSVFSENIEEVLSEDKQVMVKEQTIISIMSRLKAEKMKTGNTNIHRSYIRKYILDDDKVVFNPVEMYAKKLNVEMVFVSSEGKSVEIFRRLFEELFGRGDFFISPALISASEAVLTDTEKQHGVVSVVLGHSFSEIVIYRENLPVYISRIPLGIRHIVLDVARVLGTSVDEAERLLVNYGHCSMFPPDSEDVVEYFGLDERTRKNVSVRRLSTVIYARVKELLNKIRKEIQLFVINNPEYSEERIPGGV; encoded by the coding sequence GGGGGAAGGATTACACAGTTTCTCTCGATGTTGGCACGAACACCCTGAAGGGTGTGGTAGTGAGTAGAGAGCAGACAGGTCAGATGACTCTTGAGGCTTATGGAAGCGTCAAGACTGTTGGACTTGACAAGGGCGAAGTTAAAGATGCGGTCGCTCTTAAGCAGTCGATACAAAAGCTGATCGAGGATCTTACGGGTCAGATGGGCAAGAAAGATGTTGAAGCGGACTTCAGGATAAGTTTCACGGACGGAGATTATTCGGTGTTTTCCGAAAACATTGAAGAGGTTCTCTCCGAGGACAAACAGGTAATGGTTAAAGAGCAGACGATAATTAGCATTATGAGCCGTCTAAAGGCCGAGAAGATGAAGACGGGCAACACTAACATACACAGAAGCTATATACGCAAGTATATTCTTGATGATGACAAAGTCGTCTTCAACCCTGTCGAGATGTATGCCAAGAAATTGAACGTCGAGATGGTCTTTGTTTCCAGTGAGGGAAAGTCAGTCGAAATATTCCGAAGGCTATTCGAAGAGCTTTTCGGAAGGGGCGACTTCTTCATTTCCCCGGCCTTGATCTCTGCCTCCGAAGCGGTACTCACAGACACCGAAAAGCAGCATGGAGTGGTAAGCGTAGTTTTGGGTCACAGTTTTTCGGAGATTGTGATCTACAGAGAGAATCTTCCCGTTTATATCTCAAGAATCCCTCTTGGAATAAGACATATAGTCCTGGATGTTGCCAGAGTACTTGGTACATCTGTAGATGAAGCCGAGAGACTTCTCGTAAACTATGGTCACTGCAGCATGTTCCCGCCGGATTCTGAAGATGTAGTGGAATACTTCGGCCTAGACGAGAGAACAAGAAAGAACGTCTCTGTCAGGAGACTTTCCACAGTAATATACGCAAGGGTGAAAGAACTCCTTAATAAGATAAGAAAAGAGATTCAGCTCTTCGTAATAAACAATCCCGAGTATTCGGAAGAGAGAATTCCCGGCGGAGT